One window of the Staphylococcus equorum genome contains the following:
- a CDS encoding DUF72 domain-containing protein: MINIGLTGWGDHVSLYEDLQRKADKLVTYASHFPIVELDATYYAIQPERNIRKWIRETPKRFEFVVKIHQALTLHADYHDYAETRQILFDQFKAMLEPLKDENKLAMVLVQFPPWFDCTVQNITYIRYIREQLKAFPMCVEFRNRSWFNDAYKEETLAFLTQQQIIHSVCDEPQAGQGSIPLVNRITHETAFVRYHGRNVHGWTKKDMTDEAWRDVRYLYDYNEQELKDLVSKVKVLEHKAKNIYVVFNNNSGGHAAQNAKTYQKILGIDYQGLAPQQLKLF; this comes from the coding sequence ATGATAAATATTGGATTAACGGGTTGGGGCGATCATGTTTCATTATACGAAGACTTGCAACGAAAAGCAGATAAACTAGTGACATATGCAAGTCATTTCCCGATAGTAGAATTAGATGCTACTTATTATGCAATTCAACCTGAAAGAAATATAAGAAAATGGATAAGAGAAACACCTAAACGCTTTGAATTTGTCGTAAAGATACATCAAGCATTAACTTTGCATGCTGATTATCATGATTATGCAGAAACTAGGCAAATCCTATTTGATCAATTTAAAGCGATGCTAGAGCCATTAAAAGACGAAAATAAACTGGCTATGGTATTAGTACAATTTCCACCATGGTTTGATTGTACAGTTCAGAATATTACATATATACGCTATATTCGTGAGCAATTAAAAGCATTTCCTATGTGTGTAGAATTTCGTAATCGATCATGGTTTAATGATGCTTATAAAGAAGAAACATTAGCGTTTTTAACGCAGCAACAAATAATACATTCCGTGTGTGATGAACCACAAGCAGGTCAAGGTTCGATTCCGTTAGTTAATCGCATTACGCATGAAACTGCATTTGTTAGGTATCATGGGAGAAATGTTCACGGCTGGACTAAAAAAGATATGACGGATGAAGCATGGAGAGATGTAAGGTATTTATACGATTATAATGAACAAGAATTAAAAGATTTAGTAAGTAAAGTGAAAGTATTAGAACACAAAGCTAAAAACATTTACGTTGTTTTTAATAATAATTCTGGTGGCCATGCTGCTCAAAATGCAAAAACTTACCAAAAAATATTAGGCATTGATTATCAAGGGTTAGCACCGCAACAATTAAAATTATTCTAG
- a CDS encoding NAD(P)H-dependent flavin oxidoreductase, whose amino-acid sequence MKLSSRITEVLGIRFPIVQAGMAGNTTPELVATVSNSGGLGSIGAGYFTPERLEKEITYVQQLTDLPYAVNLFVPSQKLYIPDKVEHMNAWLKPYRRAFNIEEPVLNMDETHQFNHAIDVVIEKGVPVVTFTFGIPDQITIAKLKERDITIVGTATSVDEAIANESAGVDAIIAQGSEAGGHRGSFTVTGSNQTPLIGTMSLVPQIADAIDIPIIASGGIMDGRGLVASIVLGAEAIQMGTAFLTTEESGASLLYKNMIQQSKETDTVITNVFTGKPARGIDNDFIHKMDEYNDDIPDYPIQNQLTSAIRKEAAQKGDAQWTHLWSGQSPRLAQNVSATLLIQRIINESKALLNS is encoded by the coding sequence ATGAAATTATCATCAAGAATTACTGAGGTTTTAGGTATTAGATTTCCGATTGTGCAAGCAGGCATGGCAGGTAACACAACGCCTGAATTAGTAGCAACTGTGAGTAATAGTGGAGGATTGGGAAGTATCGGTGCAGGTTATTTCACACCTGAGCGACTTGAAAAAGAAATTACCTATGTACAACAACTGACTGATTTACCTTATGCCGTTAATTTGTTTGTACCTAGTCAGAAATTATATATTCCAGATAAAGTAGAACATATGAATGCTTGGCTAAAACCATATCGGCGTGCGTTTAACATTGAAGAGCCAGTATTGAATATGGATGAAACACATCAATTTAATCATGCAATTGATGTTGTTATTGAAAAGGGCGTACCGGTGGTTACTTTTACTTTCGGTATTCCTGATCAAATAACCATTGCAAAATTAAAAGAAAGAGATATAACCATTGTGGGTACCGCAACCTCTGTAGATGAAGCAATCGCTAATGAAAGTGCAGGGGTAGATGCTATTATTGCACAAGGTAGTGAAGCAGGCGGTCATAGAGGTTCATTTACTGTTACTGGAAGTAACCAGACGCCATTAATTGGAACAATGTCACTCGTCCCTCAAATTGCTGATGCAATTGATATACCAATTATTGCGTCTGGCGGTATTATGGACGGTCGTGGACTAGTGGCAAGTATCGTTTTAGGTGCAGAAGCAATTCAAATGGGAACTGCATTTTTAACTACTGAAGAAAGTGGTGCATCATTACTATATAAAAATATGATACAGCAAAGTAAAGAAACAGATACTGTAATCACTAATGTATTTACTGGAAAGCCCGCTCGCGGTATTGACAATGATTTTATCCATAAAATGGATGAATATAACGATGACATACCGGACTATCCAATTCAAAACCAGTTAACGAGTGCGATTCGTAAAGAAGCAGCTCAAAAAGGGGATGCACAGTGGACACATTTATGGAGCGGTCAAAGTCCACGTCTTGCTCAAAATGTGTCCGCTACGTTGTTAATTCAACGTATAATTAATGAATCAAAAGCACTATTGAATAGTTAA
- a CDS encoding hemolysin family protein produces MIIAIIILLFASSFFSGSETALTAANRMKMQTQAQKGDKKSKKLSQLLVKPSEFITTILIGNNIANIVLPTLITILAVDLGISVSIATAVTTVTIIVISEVIPKSIAATYPDRISRLVYTPISFFIIIFKPITLILNSMTDAINKFLSKGNEDQQRFSKEEIRQMVSIAGSEGAFNEMERNRIQGVMDFEKLKIKDIDTTPRINVTAFSSDVSYKEAYDTVVSNPYTRYPVYDEDIDNVIGVFHSKYLLAWSRETDNNMTQYTSEALFVNEHNKAEWVLRKMTVSRKHLAIVLDEYGGTEGIVSYEDLIEEMLGMEIEDEMDEEENEKIEEQMKAYNKK; encoded by the coding sequence ATGATTATAGCTATAATCATACTTTTGTTTGCTTCATCTTTCTTTTCAGGCAGTGAAACCGCATTGACGGCAGCCAATAGGATGAAGATGCAAACACAAGCTCAAAAAGGCGATAAAAAGTCTAAAAAATTATCGCAATTATTAGTTAAACCAAGTGAATTTATTACCACTATTCTTATTGGTAATAATATAGCAAATATTGTTTTACCTACATTAATAACAATTTTAGCTGTTGATTTAGGAATTAGTGTTAGTATTGCAACAGCTGTGACAACAGTAACGATTATTGTAATATCTGAAGTCATTCCCAAATCGATTGCTGCTACATACCCTGATAGAATTTCACGTTTAGTTTATACACCGATTTCATTCTTTATTATTATATTTAAACCAATAACGTTAATCTTAAATAGTATGACTGATGCGATAAATAAGTTTCTTTCTAAAGGCAATGAAGACCAGCAACGATTTTCAAAAGAGGAAATCAGACAGATGGTTTCGATTGCAGGTAGTGAAGGTGCATTTAATGAAATGGAACGCAACCGTATACAAGGGGTTATGGATTTTGAAAAATTAAAAATTAAAGATATTGATACGACACCTAGAATAAATGTTACAGCGTTTTCATCAGATGTGTCTTACAAAGAGGCATATGATACAGTTGTTTCAAATCCCTATACCCGCTATCCAGTGTATGATGAAGATATAGATAATGTTATTGGTGTTTTCCATTCAAAATATTTATTAGCTTGGAGTCGTGAGACCGATAACAATATGACACAATATACTTCTGAAGCTTTATTTGTAAATGAGCATAATAAGGCTGAGTGGGTGCTAAGAAAAATGACTGTATCACGTAAACATTTGGCGATTGTATTAGACGAATACGGCGGTACAGAAGGTATTGTATCTTATGAAGATCTAATTGAAGAGATGTTAGGTATGGAGATAGAAGATGAAATGGATGAAGAAGAAAATGAAAAAATCGAAGAACAAATGAAAGCATACAACAAGAAATAA
- the sufB gene encoding Fe-S cluster assembly protein SufB: MAKKAPDVGNYQYGFHDEDVSIFRSERGLTENIVREISNMKSEPEWMLNYRLKSLKQFYKMPMPQWGGDLSELNFDDITYYVKPSENTERSWDEVPEEIKRTFDKLGIPEAEQKYLAGVSAQYESEVVYHNMEKELEDQGIIFKDTDSALRENEDLFRQYFSTVVPAADNKFSALNSAVWSGGSFIYVPKNVKLDTPLQAYFRINSENMGQFERTLIIADEGASVNYVEGCTAPVYSTSSLHSAVVEIIVHKDAHVRYTTIQNWANNVYNLVTKRTLVYENGNMEWVDGNLGSKLTMKYPNCVLLGEGAKGSTLSIAFAGKGQVQDAGAKMIHKAPNTSSTIVSKSISKDGGKVVYRGIVHFGRKAKGARSNIECDTLILDNESTSDTIPYNEVFNDNISLEHEAKVSKVSEEQLFYLMSRGISEEEATEMIVMGFIEPFTKELPMEYAVEMNRLIKFEMEGSIG, from the coding sequence ATGGCTAAAAAAGCACCTGATGTTGGGAATTATCAATATGGTTTCCACGACGAAGATGTTTCCATTTTTAGATCAGAACGCGGTTTGACAGAAAATATTGTCCGCGAAATTTCGAATATGAAAAGTGAACCTGAATGGATGCTTAATTATAGATTAAAATCATTAAAACAATTCTACAAAATGCCTATGCCTCAATGGGGTGGAGATTTATCAGAATTAAACTTTGATGATATCACTTATTATGTTAAACCATCAGAAAATACTGAACGCTCATGGGATGAAGTGCCTGAAGAAATTAAACGTACGTTTGATAAATTAGGTATTCCTGAAGCTGAGCAAAAATATCTTGCTGGTGTTTCAGCACAATATGAATCAGAAGTTGTTTATCACAACATGGAGAAAGAACTTGAAGACCAAGGTATCATCTTTAAAGATACAGACAGCGCTTTAAGAGAAAACGAAGATTTATTCAGACAGTATTTCTCAACAGTTGTACCTGCTGCAGATAATAAATTCTCAGCGTTAAACTCAGCTGTGTGGTCAGGTGGATCATTTATTTACGTTCCGAAAAACGTTAAATTAGATACACCTTTACAAGCTTATTTCCGTATTAATTCTGAAAACATGGGTCAATTTGAGCGTACTTTAATCATTGCTGATGAAGGCGCATCTGTAAACTATGTAGAAGGTTGTACAGCACCAGTTTACTCAACAAGCTCGTTACACTCAGCTGTTGTTGAAATCATTGTACACAAAGACGCGCATGTACGTTATACAACGATTCAAAACTGGGCGAACAACGTATATAACTTAGTTACAAAACGTACTTTAGTATACGAGAATGGTAATATGGAATGGGTTGATGGTAACTTAGGTTCTAAGTTAACTATGAAATATCCAAACTGTGTACTTTTAGGCGAGGGAGCTAAAGGCAGTACGTTATCTATCGCATTTGCTGGTAAAGGACAAGTACAAGATGCTGGGGCTAAAATGATTCACAAAGCGCCAAACACATCTTCTACAATTGTTTCTAAATCTATTTCTAAAGATGGCGGTAAAGTTGTTTATCGTGGTATCGTGCACTTTGGTCGTAAAGCAAAAGGCGCACGTTCAAACATCGAATGTGATACTTTAATTTTAGATAACGAGTCTACTTCAGATACTATTCCATATAATGAAGTATTTAATGACAATATTTCGTTAGAACACGAAGCAAAAGTATCTAAAGTTTCAGAAGAACAATTATTCTATTTAATGAGCCGTGGTATTTCAGAAGAAGAAGCGACTGAAATGATTGTAATGGGCTTCATTGAACCATTTACAAAAGAACTTCCAATGGAATACGCTGTTGAAATGAACCGTTTAATCAAATTCGAAATGGAAGGATCAATTGGCTAG
- the sufU gene encoding Fe-S cluster assembly sulfur transfer protein SufU, whose translation MNFNNLNQLYRSVIMDHYKSPRNKGTLDNGSMTVDMNNPTCGDRIHLTFDIEDGFIKDAKFDGEGCSISMSSASMMTEAVKGNSLADAMKMSQEFSKMMLGEDYEISEDMGDIEALQGVSQFPARIKCATLAWKALEKGTVEKEGNAGD comes from the coding sequence ATGAATTTTAATAATTTAAATCAGTTGTATCGTTCAGTGATTATGGATCATTATAAAAGCCCTAGAAACAAAGGTACTTTAGATAATGGATCTATGACAGTAGACATGAACAATCCAACGTGTGGGGATCGTATTCATCTTACGTTTGATATAGAAGATGGTTTTATCAAAGATGCGAAATTTGATGGAGAAGGCTGTTCAATTTCAATGTCTAGCGCCTCAATGATGACCGAAGCGGTTAAAGGCAATTCGTTAGCTGATGCCATGAAAATGAGTCAAGAATTCTCAAAAATGATGCTTGGCGAAGATTATGAAATCAGTGAAGACATGGGAGATATCGAAGCACTGCAAGGTGTTTCACAATTTCCTGCAAGAATTAAATGTGCCACGTTAGCTTGGAAAGCCTTAGAAAAGGGTACAGTTGAAAAGGAAGGCAATGCAGGAGACTAA
- a CDS encoding cysteine desulfurase codes for MTESLNVSEIVKDFPILKQQVHGNRLAYLDSTATSQTPTQVIDAIDDYYKRYNSNVHRGVHTLGSLATDGYENARETVRRFINAKYFEEIIFTRGTTASINIVAHSYGDANVNEGDEIVVTEMEHHANIVPWQQLAKRKKAELKFIPLTEDGELAIEDVKATINEKTKIVAIAHVSNVLGTINDIKAIAEIAHDHGAIISVDGAQAAPHMDIDMQDLDADFYSFSGHKMLGPTGIGVLYGKRTLLNNMEPVEFGGDMIDFVDKYEASWADLPTKFEAGTPLIAQAIGFAEAIKYLQNLGFEAIHQHEATLTQYAYDKMSEIEGIEIYGPAKDRRAGIITFNMTDVHAHDVATAVDTEGVAVRAGHHCAQPLMKWLKQSSTARASFYIYNTKEDIDQLVESLKQTKEFFSYEF; via the coding sequence TTGACCGAATCATTAAATGTTAGTGAAATTGTAAAAGATTTTCCAATTCTTAAGCAGCAAGTACATGGTAATAGACTAGCTTATCTAGATTCTACAGCAACAAGTCAAACGCCTACTCAAGTGATTGATGCGATTGATGATTACTACAAACGATATAACTCTAATGTGCATCGTGGTGTTCACACACTTGGTTCATTAGCAACAGATGGTTATGAAAATGCACGTGAAACGGTAAGACGTTTTATAAATGCGAAATACTTTGAAGAAATTATCTTCACACGTGGTACTACAGCATCAATTAATATTGTTGCACATAGCTATGGCGATGCAAATGTTAATGAAGGTGATGAAATCGTTGTTACTGAAATGGAACATCATGCTAATATCGTTCCTTGGCAACAACTAGCGAAGCGTAAAAAGGCAGAATTGAAATTTATTCCATTGACAGAAGATGGAGAATTAGCGATTGAGGATGTTAAAGCAACTATTAATGAAAAAACAAAAATAGTTGCTATAGCGCACGTTTCCAATGTATTGGGCACTATAAACGATATCAAAGCTATTGCCGAAATAGCGCATGATCATGGTGCAATTATCAGTGTGGATGGTGCACAAGCTGCCCCTCATATGGATATAGATATGCAAGACTTAGATGCTGACTTTTATAGTTTTAGTGGTCATAAAATGCTTGGTCCAACGGGTATAGGTGTTTTATATGGTAAACGCACATTGTTAAATAACATGGAACCGGTTGAATTTGGTGGAGATATGATAGATTTTGTTGATAAATATGAAGCTTCATGGGCAGATTTGCCAACAAAATTCGAAGCAGGTACGCCACTGATTGCACAAGCGATTGGCTTTGCAGAGGCTATAAAATATTTACAAAATTTAGGGTTCGAAGCAATTCATCAACATGAAGCAACGTTAACACAGTATGCTTATGACAAAATGTCAGAGATAGAAGGTATCGAGATATATGGTCCAGCAAAAGATCGTCGTGCTGGTATCATTACTTTCAATATGACTGATGTTCATGCGCATGATGTTGCAACTGCGGTTGATACTGAAGGTGTAGCTGTTCGCGCAGGGCACCACTGTGCTCAACCACTAATGAAATGGTTAAAACAATCTTCTACAGCCCGTGCAAGTTTTTACATTTATAACACGAAAGAAGATATTGACCAATTAGTTGAATCCTTGAAACAAACGAAGGAGTTTTTCTCATATGAATTTTAA
- the sufD gene encoding Fe-S cluster assembly protein SufD, whose product MTTETLNISEAQLVEYSQAHNEPSWLTELRREALKLTETLEMPKPDKTKINKWDFDSFKQHETVGNVYESIENLPAEVKEIIDVENTENLVIQHNNTLAYTKVSDSAKNDGVIIEGLSDALKNHPDLVKKYFMNDTVTVDEHRLTALHTALVNGGMFVYVPKNVVVEHPIQYVVLHDDANASFYNHVIIATEESAEVTYVENYLSNASGEGNQLNIVSEVSAAANSKITYGSVDYLDKGFTGHIIRRGMTEADATINWALGLMNEGSQIIDNTTNLIGDRSESELKSVVIGTGSQKINLTSKIVQYGKETNGYILKHGVMLESASTIFNGIGYIKHGGAKSNAQQESRVLMLSEKARGDANPILLIDEDDVEAGHAASVGRVDPEQLYYLMSRGISRREAERLVIHGFLDPVVRELPIEDVKRKLREVIELKINK is encoded by the coding sequence ATGACGACTGAAACTTTGAACATTTCTGAAGCTCAACTTGTTGAATATTCACAAGCCCATAATGAACCTTCTTGGTTAACTGAATTACGTAGAGAAGCGTTGAAATTAACTGAAACTTTAGAAATGCCAAAACCAGATAAAACAAAAATTAACAAATGGGATTTCGATTCATTTAAACAACATGAAACAGTAGGTAATGTTTATGAATCAATTGAAAATCTACCTGCAGAAGTAAAAGAAATTATTGATGTAGAAAACACAGAGAACTTAGTAATACAACATAATAATACACTTGCTTATACAAAGGTTTCTGATTCTGCAAAAAACGATGGCGTAATCATTGAAGGATTATCAGATGCGTTGAAGAATCATCCTGATTTAGTAAAAAAATATTTTATGAATGACACAGTAACTGTTGATGAACATAGATTAACAGCATTACACACAGCGCTTGTTAATGGTGGTATGTTTGTATATGTACCTAAAAACGTAGTGGTTGAACATCCAATTCAATACGTTGTTTTACATGACGATGCTAATGCAAGTTTCTATAATCACGTTATTATTGCTACTGAAGAAAGTGCAGAAGTAACGTATGTTGAAAACTATTTGTCAAATGCAAGTGGTGAAGGTAACCAACTTAACATCGTTTCAGAAGTAAGTGCTGCTGCAAATTCGAAAATCACTTATGGTTCAGTAGATTATTTAGACAAAGGCTTTACAGGTCACATTATTCGTCGCGGTATGACAGAAGCAGACGCAACAATTAACTGGGCATTAGGACTAATGAATGAAGGTAGCCAAATAATTGATAATACTACTAATTTAATTGGTGATCGTTCAGAAAGTGAATTAAAATCTGTTGTTATTGGTACGGGTAGTCAAAAAATCAATTTAACGTCTAAAATCGTACAATACGGTAAAGAAACAAACGGATATATTTTAAAACACGGCGTTATGTTAGAAAGTGCTTCAACAATATTTAATGGTATTGGCTACATTAAACATGGTGGCGCTAAATCAAACGCGCAACAAGAATCACGTGTACTCATGCTTTCTGAAAAGGCACGTGGGGATGCGAATCCTATTCTGTTAATAGACGAAGATGACGTAGAAGCAGGACATGCAGCATCAGTAGGTCGTGTAGACCCAGAACAACTTTATTATCTAATGAGTCGTGGTATTTCACGTCGAGAAGCTGAACGTTTAGTTATTCACGGCTTCTTAGATCCAGTTGTACGTGAATTACCGATTGAAGATGTAAAACGCAAATTACGTGAAGTAATTGAACTTAAAATTAATAAATAA